From a region of the Myxococcota bacterium genome:
- a CDS encoding MFS transporter codes for MPEWFGQTFAALSLRHFRILWLGSFSSFLGFFMSTVVNSVVAFDLAGTNRAVGTVVFGQALSMFLLTPLGGAYADRWPKRRVIAIGQGITSAIFVLTAWLLAEGMLALWHLAAGGFGMGACFAFIGPARQALVVDVVPEERRGNAVALSQIANSASRIGGPALAGLFLAWPAVGAAGAYLAMAACYAVAALMLIGLPKSRRRTGEIGSVWTDIAEGVRYVHADRHLRLLMWMFVLVIMAGFPYVTVMPGLVENALGREAEAIGWLMGSSAVGGLLTSIAVARFADSEQARALYSSFGMGFGLSLIALAFVPSYAVAMAGAFALGVCSGGFQTLNSAVLIRATAPVYMGRVMALSMMAFAGFGLVGLPIGWLADAIGERGTLAVMGVGVTIIVAFSWAALVRVARDAAAAPNTA; via the coding sequence ATGCCCGAATGGTTCGGTCAGACCTTCGCCGCGCTTTCTCTGCGCCACTTCCGCATCCTCTGGCTGGGCTCGTTCAGCTCGTTCCTGGGCTTCTTCATGTCCACCGTCGTCAACAGCGTGGTGGCCTTCGACCTGGCGGGAACGAACCGCGCCGTGGGCACCGTGGTGTTTGGTCAGGCGCTCTCGATGTTTCTGCTCACGCCGCTGGGAGGCGCGTATGCGGATCGCTGGCCGAAGCGCCGGGTGATCGCGATCGGGCAGGGGATCACGAGCGCCATCTTCGTCCTGACGGCCTGGCTTCTCGCCGAAGGGATGCTCGCGCTCTGGCACCTCGCCGCGGGGGGCTTCGGAATGGGCGCGTGCTTCGCGTTCATCGGCCCCGCGCGCCAGGCCCTGGTGGTGGACGTGGTCCCCGAAGAGCGCCGCGGCAACGCGGTGGCGCTCTCCCAGATCGCGAACAGCGCGTCTCGCATCGGCGGGCCGGCGCTCGCCGGGCTCTTCCTCGCCTGGCCCGCGGTCGGGGCGGCGGGAGCCTATCTGGCGATGGCCGCCTGCTACGCGGTGGCCGCGCTGATGTTGATCGGGCTTCCGAAGTCGCGCCGCCGCACGGGTGAGATCGGATCGGTGTGGACCGACATCGCCGAGGGCGTCCGCTACGTCCACGCCGACCGACACCTGCGGCTGCTGATGTGGATGTTCGTACTCGTGATCATGGCGGGCTTCCCGTACGTGACCGTGATGCCCGGCCTGGTCGAGAACGCCCTGGGCCGCGAAGCCGAAGCGATCGGTTGGCTGATGGGAAGTTCCGCGGTCGGGGGCCTGCTCACCTCGATTGCGGTCGCGCGCTTCGCCGATTCGGAGCAGGCCCGGGCGCTCTACTCGAGCTTCGGGATGGGGTTCGGCTTGTCGCTGATCGCGTTGGCCTTCGTTCCCAGCTACGCCGTGGCGATGGCCGGGGCGTTCGCGCTGGGCGTGTGTTCGGGCGGATTCCAGACCTTGAACAGCGCGGTGCTGATCCGCGCCACGGCACCCGTGTACATGGGGCGGGTGATGGCCCTCAGCATGATGGCCTTCGCGGGCTTCGGGCTGGTGGGTCTCCCGATCGGCTGGCTGGCGGATGCCATCGGCGAGCGCGGGACGCTCGCGGTGATGGGCGTCGGGGTCACCATCATCGTGGCGTTCAGCTGGGCAGCCCTGGTGCGGGTGGCCCGCGACGCAGCCGCAGCGCCGAACACCGCTTGA
- a CDS encoding enoyl-CoA hydratase, with protein MGKIHVDRDDRGVVTVTLDYAEKKNAIDQDMFEGLLGVFREATERDEDRVLVLTGANGEFAAGADLSGQGPGRHQLRMMDFYGSVGLALHHLPKPAIAKVRGLAVGAGLNLALGCDLIVASDTARFSEIFARRGLSLDVGGSWLLPRLIGMHKAKELALFADIVPAEEAERMGLVNRVVPDAELDAFVDDWAGRLASGPPLALAMNKKLLNNAFNCGLAEALDAEGLAQSVNTASEDTKEGFAAFFEKRKPVFRGR; from the coding sequence ATGGGAAAGATCCACGTCGATCGCGACGACCGAGGCGTCGTCACGGTCACCCTCGACTACGCCGAGAAGAAGAACGCCATCGACCAGGACATGTTCGAGGGACTGCTGGGCGTGTTCCGGGAAGCGACCGAGCGCGACGAAGACCGCGTCCTGGTGCTCACGGGCGCCAACGGCGAGTTCGCAGCGGGAGCCGACCTCTCGGGCCAGGGGCCGGGCCGCCACCAGCTGCGCATGATGGACTTCTACGGTTCGGTCGGGTTGGCGCTTCACCACCTCCCGAAGCCGGCGATCGCGAAGGTGCGCGGGCTCGCCGTCGGCGCGGGTCTCAATCTCGCGCTCGGCTGCGACCTGATCGTCGCCAGCGACACGGCGCGCTTCTCCGAGATCTTCGCGCGACGGGGGCTCTCCCTCGACGTCGGTGGCTCCTGGCTGTTGCCCCGCCTGATCGGCATGCACAAAGCGAAGGAGCTCGCGCTCTTCGCCGACATCGTCCCGGCCGAGGAAGCCGAGCGCATGGGCCTCGTGAATCGGGTGGTCCCGGACGCCGAACTGGACGCCTTCGTCGACGACTGGGCCGGGCGCCTCGCCTCGGGACCGCCGCTCGCGCTCGCGATGAACAAGAAGCTGCTGAACAACGCGTTCAACTGCGGCCTGGCCGAAGCGCTCGACGCCGAAGGGCTCGCCCAGAGCGTCAACACGGCGAGCGAGGACACCAAGGAGGGCTTCGCCGCCTTCTTCGAGAAGCGGAAGCCGGTCTTCCGCGGTCGCTGA
- a CDS encoding sulfotransferase, which yields MSLWTPPPRPRWVERLNAHGDAVGGAHHLVSLDPDVLIATARASCGLEDFGGDEWEAPYRLFVESLENEAALHLTGRLITRSEILRTLRNRLQLADLWKRRPEILEAPLLPPAFIVGAPRSGTSILLELLALDPATRSPALWEMHHPVEALEGDALRPIGDQLTQFWHDVQPEYETMHANSGDLPNECLYISVHAFLSDHWGGNHHVPSYSEFLARADQRPAYRYHARFLRTLQQRQGGERWLLKAPSHLFQLRALFDVYPEARILRTHRDPLKTIPSTLSLMATLLWMRGDIADPVGTAELTTAGYAAVFAQEIARRADGRLPDDQFIDVQYAQLLDDPVGAIEAVYAQAEWRFPSGLADDIRGYLDARPRGAHGAHRYSLEGMGLDPEKERARFADYCAHYGVAEEA from the coding sequence ATGTCGCTCTGGACCCCCCCGCCGCGGCCGCGCTGGGTCGAGCGCCTGAACGCCCATGGGGATGCCGTGGGAGGAGCGCACCACCTCGTCTCCCTCGATCCCGACGTGCTGATCGCGACCGCTCGTGCGTCGTGTGGCCTCGAGGACTTCGGGGGCGACGAATGGGAAGCGCCGTACCGGCTCTTCGTCGAGTCCCTCGAGAACGAAGCGGCCCTGCACCTCACCGGGCGCCTCATCACCCGCAGCGAGATCCTGCGCACCTTGCGCAATCGACTGCAGCTGGCCGACCTCTGGAAACGCCGACCCGAGATCCTCGAGGCCCCGCTGCTGCCGCCGGCGTTCATCGTGGGAGCCCCGCGCTCGGGCACCTCGATCCTGCTCGAGTTGCTGGCGCTCGACCCGGCGACGCGGTCGCCCGCGCTCTGGGAGATGCACCACCCGGTCGAGGCGTTGGAAGGCGACGCACTGCGGCCGATCGGCGACCAGCTCACCCAGTTCTGGCACGACGTGCAGCCCGAGTACGAGACGATGCACGCGAACTCGGGCGACCTTCCGAACGAGTGCCTCTACATCTCGGTGCACGCGTTCCTTTCGGATCACTGGGGCGGCAACCACCACGTGCCCAGCTACTCCGAGTTCCTGGCGAGAGCCGACCAGCGCCCCGCCTACCGCTATCACGCGCGGTTCCTGCGGACCCTGCAGCAACGCCAGGGCGGCGAACGCTGGCTGCTGAAGGCGCCGAGTCATCTCTTCCAGCTCCGCGCGCTCTTCGACGTCTACCCCGAGGCGCGGATCCTGAGAACCCACCGCGACCCGCTGAAGACGATTCCCTCGACGCTCAGCCTGATGGCCACCCTGCTCTGGATGCGCGGCGACATCGCGGACCCGGTCGGAACCGCCGAGCTCACCACCGCGGGCTACGCGGCGGTCTTCGCCCAGGAGATCGCACGCCGCGCCGACGGCCGGCTTCCCGACGACCAGTTCATCGACGTCCAGTACGCCCAGCTGCTCGACGACCCGGTCGGCGCGATCGAGGCGGTCTACGCGCAAGCCGAGTGGCGCTTCCCGTCCGGCCTCGCCGACGACATCCGCGGCTACCTCGACGCGCGCCCGCGCGGTGCCCATGGCGCGCACCGCTACTCGCTGGAAGGAATGGGCCTCGACCCCGAGAAAGAGCGCGCCCGCTTCGCCGACTACTGCGCCCACTACGGCGTCGCCGAAGAAGCCTGA
- a CDS encoding AMP-binding protein, producing MAASDSYDPTAAGAGTLPARWARHFRTQPDAPCASLYGGGALRYGDLEAASARAAGRLARAGLRSGDRLLISAEASLDLVVAHVAALRSGLTVVPANTAYGPDELAHLIRDARPKVALFDAGERADWARAADPAIEVWTPALALPDGDTPALDAVDPAAAGLIGYTSGTTGRPKGAVLSHANLLAGLEALRVAWGWTRSDHLLLCLPLFHMHGLGVGLYGTLHAGAALTSLPRFDPDTVLAIAKDGDATLFFGVPTLYHRLVSHPEVAALGRLRLCVSGSAPLAAELHDRFAAATGQRILERYGMSETLMLASNPLDGERRPGSVGFPLPGVSLRLSEGAAVEVRGPSVFAGYWERPEANADAFTGDGWFRTGDLGRFDPEGYLVLDGRAKELIISGGYNVYPREVEEALRTHPEVDDAAVVGTASPEWGEEVTAYIVSASPPSLKALRAHVAPLLAGYKQPRRVHVVAALPRNALGKLQKHRLRDGQVIPEAP from the coding sequence ATGGCCGCGTCCGACAGCTACGACCCCACGGCCGCGGGCGCAGGTACCCTCCCCGCGCGCTGGGCGCGTCACTTTCGGACGCAGCCCGACGCCCCGTGCGCCTCGCTGTACGGCGGAGGCGCGCTCCGCTACGGCGATCTCGAAGCCGCCAGCGCCCGGGCCGCGGGCCGACTGGCGCGGGCCGGGCTCCGGTCCGGGGATCGCCTGCTGATCTCCGCCGAAGCGAGCCTCGACCTGGTCGTGGCCCACGTCGCCGCGCTGCGCTCGGGTCTCACGGTGGTGCCCGCGAACACCGCCTACGGCCCGGACGAACTCGCCCACTTGATCCGCGACGCCCGCCCGAAGGTCGCGCTCTTCGACGCGGGGGAGCGCGCCGACTGGGCACGCGCGGCGGATCCCGCGATCGAGGTCTGGACGCCGGCGCTGGCGCTGCCCGACGGCGACACGCCCGCACTCGACGCCGTCGATCCCGCGGCAGCGGGTCTGATCGGATACACCTCGGGCACCACCGGCCGCCCGAAGGGCGCCGTGCTCTCCCACGCCAACCTGCTCGCCGGGCTCGAAGCGCTGCGCGTCGCCTGGGGCTGGACCCGGTCCGACCACCTGCTCCTCTGCCTGCCACTCTTCCACATGCACGGCCTGGGCGTGGGGCTCTACGGCACCCTCCACGCCGGCGCGGCGCTCACATCGTTGCCGCGCTTCGACCCGGACACCGTGCTCGCGATCGCGAAGGACGGCGACGCGACCCTGTTCTTCGGCGTACCGACGCTCTATCACCGGCTAGTGTCGCACCCGGAGGTAGCGGCTCTCGGTCGGCTGCGGCTCTGCGTGTCGGGGTCGGCGCCCCTGGCCGCCGAGCTCCACGACCGCTTTGCGGCCGCGACGGGCCAGCGGATCCTCGAGCGTTACGGCATGAGCGAGACGCTGATGCTCGCCTCGAACCCCCTGGACGGCGAGCGGCGCCCCGGCAGCGTCGGGTTTCCCCTGCCCGGGGTCTCCCTGCGGCTTTCCGAGGGCGCAGCGGTCGAGGTGCGCGGACCGAGCGTGTTCGCCGGCTACTGGGAACGCCCCGAGGCCAACGCGGACGCATTTACCGGCGACGGCTGGTTTCGTACCGGGGATCTCGGGCGCTTCGACCCGGAGGGCTACCTCGTCCTCGATGGGCGGGCGAAGGAACTCATCATCAGCGGTGGCTACAACGTCTATCCTCGCGAGGTGGAGGAAGCGTTGCGCACCCACCCGGAAGTCGATGACGCAGCGGTCGTGGGCACCGCGTCCCCCGAGTGGGGAGAGGAAGTCACCGCCTACATCGTGTCCGCGTCTCCGCCGAGTCTGAAAGCACTGCGCGCGCACGTCGCCCCACTGCTCGCGGGCTACAAGCAACCGCGTCGGGTGCATGTGGTGGCGGCCCTCCCCCGCAACGCGCTCGGCAAGCTCCAGAAGCACCGGCTGCGGGACGGCCAGGTGATCCCCGAGGCGCCGTGA
- a CDS encoding AAA family ATPase: MIRRFADVELDAALYQVRRRGRPVRIEPKVFDVLAYLIEHCDRVVSKQELLDTLWPGEAVSDSVLPRCIAAARRAVGDTRGRQALIATVHGRGYRFVGELEPASEPTAPTSRSDAASATEAAVGDTRADFVGRGSVLKRIDEALQDARGGATRTVFLVGEPGIGKTRTCEEVARRAAAAGMGVLHGRCFEGEGAPAYWPWVQVLRGWTQQGGSEALPTALRDAAAEAAAFCPDVAARFPDLPTVAPGSDEQTRFRLFDSVTRLLAFAASQQPLLVLVDDLHWADRDSLRLLRFLARSPDAGSMLLLATYRDVEVRRQHPLSTVLGEMARETRCDRIELAGLSAAEVEALLEAHSSEDVSAGWVEAVHGLTNGNPFFVQEMARLLEDRGEFERVEVPASLELPQGVRDAIGRRLSLVSEECNRALQAAAVLGRGFETALLAEVTEVPNEELLELLGEALAAQLLVEAGIAGYEFAHALTRQVLHEELSVPQRVRLHARAGDALARKRSQGRDDLAAEVAHHHYMSASGGGEERAIASCIEAARQAERVRAHDEAAGFWERALEVFDLAGLGDPARRVELLLALGDAQAAAGLREPSRARFLEAARGAESLGRSDLIAEAAVGARGFGESGSPPHPGALALLESVEATGERTPPALRARVLARLTGSAPHSDTMARRDALAAEAWSLAQQTGDPTALADALAARFWASLGPDRIPERAKVAEEALTLGRQGDLRFETLGYDARYGYHAILGDGDGADRDAKGYLATAEQLRMPIFRFLARLMRGGHEMSLGHFGAAERDFEEARQIGRGTVGFSEPLYIGQRIWLAGMRGESFADAGTLDGFASLREAGFLGIGSLIRTATSMEHIDRGDAAPGQDVMRDIRDTGLASLEPDEHWLTHVQVLVALACRLGDREAGTRIGEALLPKRGLVVMHDLVRVSIGTVETLLAMLAILDRRPDEARTHLAAGMALERRAGLMPATLESEALGASLDAAAGDTAAAQAACERLSARAREIGTARRYDAPRPWVLEALG; encoded by the coding sequence GTGATCCGGCGCTTTGCCGACGTCGAGCTCGATGCCGCGCTCTACCAGGTGCGCCGCCGCGGTCGCCCCGTGCGCATCGAGCCGAAGGTCTTCGACGTCCTCGCCTATCTCATCGAGCACTGCGACCGGGTCGTCTCGAAACAGGAGCTCCTCGACACGCTCTGGCCCGGCGAAGCCGTCAGCGACTCGGTGCTTCCGCGCTGCATCGCCGCCGCGCGCCGCGCCGTAGGAGACACCCGGGGGCGACAGGCCCTGATCGCCACGGTGCACGGACGGGGCTATCGCTTCGTGGGCGAACTCGAACCCGCCTCAGAGCCGACGGCGCCCACGTCGCGCAGCGACGCCGCGTCGGCAACCGAAGCGGCCGTCGGCGACACCCGCGCCGACTTCGTCGGGCGCGGGAGCGTGCTGAAGCGGATCGACGAAGCGCTCCAGGACGCGCGTGGGGGAGCGACCCGCACCGTGTTCCTGGTGGGTGAACCGGGGATCGGGAAGACCCGCACCTGCGAAGAGGTCGCGCGGCGGGCCGCGGCGGCGGGTATGGGCGTGCTGCACGGTCGCTGCTTCGAAGGGGAAGGCGCTCCCGCCTACTGGCCCTGGGTTCAGGTCCTGCGCGGCTGGACCCAGCAGGGCGGCAGCGAAGCGCTGCCCACCGCTCTGCGAGACGCCGCCGCGGAGGCCGCCGCGTTCTGTCCGGACGTGGCCGCGCGCTTCCCCGACCTCCCCACCGTGGCGCCGGGGTCCGACGAACAGACGCGCTTCCGCCTCTTCGACAGCGTCACACGACTTCTCGCCTTCGCGGCTTCCCAGCAACCGCTGCTCGTGCTGGTCGACGACCTCCACTGGGCCGACCGCGACTCGCTGCGGCTGCTGCGCTTCCTGGCGCGCTCTCCGGATGCGGGTTCCATGCTGCTGCTCGCCACCTACCGCGACGTCGAGGTGCGTCGGCAGCACCCCCTCTCGACCGTGCTCGGCGAGATGGCGCGGGAGACCCGCTGCGATCGGATCGAGCTGGCGGGGCTCAGTGCGGCGGAGGTCGAAGCGTTGCTCGAGGCGCACTCCTCGGAAGACGTGTCGGCGGGCTGGGTCGAGGCGGTTCACGGGCTCACGAATGGCAACCCGTTCTTCGTGCAGGAGATGGCCCGGCTGCTCGAGGATCGCGGAGAGTTCGAGCGCGTCGAGGTGCCGGCCTCGCTCGAGCTGCCCCAGGGCGTCCGGGACGCGATCGGACGTCGACTCTCGCTCGTGTCCGAGGAGTGCAACCGCGCGCTCCAGGCGGCTGCCGTGCTCGGACGCGGCTTCGAGACGGCGCTGCTGGCGGAGGTCACCGAGGTTCCGAACGAGGAACTGCTGGAACTGCTGGGCGAGGCGTTGGCCGCCCAGCTGCTCGTGGAAGCGGGCATCGCCGGTTATGAGTTCGCGCACGCGCTGACCCGGCAGGTCCTGCACGAAGAGCTCTCGGTTCCCCAGCGCGTCCGTCTCCACGCGCGGGCCGGCGACGCACTCGCGCGCAAGCGCAGCCAGGGCCGGGACGACCTGGCGGCCGAAGTCGCGCATCACCACTACATGTCCGCCTCCGGTGGCGGCGAAGAGCGCGCGATCGCGAGCTGCATCGAAGCCGCCCGACAGGCCGAGCGCGTCCGCGCACACGACGAAGCCGCAGGGTTCTGGGAACGTGCCCTCGAGGTCTTCGATCTCGCGGGTCTCGGGGATCCGGCGCGACGCGTCGAGCTGCTGCTCGCCCTCGGTGACGCCCAGGCCGCCGCGGGGCTGCGCGAGCCGAGTCGTGCGCGCTTCCTCGAGGCGGCGCGCGGCGCCGAGAGCCTCGGTCGGAGCGACCTGATCGCGGAAGCCGCGGTCGGCGCGCGCGGCTTCGGAGAATCGGGCTCGCCGCCCCACCCCGGGGCGCTGGCGCTCCTCGAATCGGTGGAAGCGACCGGGGAGCGCACGCCTCCCGCATTGCGCGCGCGCGTCCTGGCGCGACTCACCGGTTCCGCTCCCCACTCCGACACGATGGCCCGGCGCGACGCCCTCGCCGCGGAAGCCTGGTCGCTCGCCCAGCAGACGGGCGACCCCACGGCCCTCGCCGACGCGTTGGCAGCGCGCTTCTGGGCCTCCCTTGGACCCGACCGGATCCCCGAGCGCGCGAAGGTGGCCGAAGAGGCGCTGACGCTGGGACGCCAGGGCGACCTCCGCTTCGAAACGCTCGGCTACGACGCACGCTACGGCTACCACGCGATCCTCGGCGACGGCGACGGAGCGGACCGCGACGCCAAGGGCTACCTCGCTACGGCGGAGCAGCTGCGGATGCCGATCTTCCGCTTCCTCGCCCGACTCATGCGCGGCGGACACGAGATGAGTCTCGGACACTTCGGTGCGGCCGAGCGCGACTTCGAGGAGGCCCGCCAGATCGGTCGCGGCACGGTCGGATTCTCCGAGCCGCTGTACATCGGCCAGCGCATCTGGTTGGCCGGGATGCGCGGGGAGTCCTTTGCCGACGCGGGCACCCTCGATGGCTTCGCGAGCCTGCGCGAGGCCGGCTTCCTCGGCATCGGCTCGCTGATCCGCACCGCCACCTCGATGGAACACATCGACCGGGGCGACGCGGCTCCCGGGCAAGACGTGATGCGCGACATCCGCGACACGGGTCTCGCTTCCCTCGAGCCCGACGAGCACTGGCTGACCCACGTGCAGGTGCTGGTGGCACTCGCGTGCCGCCTGGGCGATCGCGAGGCCGGCACCCGGATCGGCGAGGCGCTGCTCCCGAAGCGCGGCCTCGTGGTGATGCACGATCTCGTGCGCGTGAGCATCGGGACCGTCGAAACCCTGCTCGCGATGCTGGCGATCCTCGACCGACGACCGGACGAGGCACGCACCCATCTCGCCGCGGGGATGGCCCTCGAGCGGCGCGCCGGCCTGATGCCCGCGACCCTCGAGTCCGAGGCCCTGGGAGCCTCCCTCGACGCAGCGGCCGGGGACACCGCGGCGGCGCAGGCCGCCTGCGAGCGCCTGTCGGCGCGCGCCCGTGAGATCGGCACGGCCCGCCGCTACGACGCACCGCGGCCGTGGGTGCTCGAGGCGCTCGGGTAG
- a CDS encoding Coq4 family protein, translating into MSSVQPTLSLTPAAAAPPVASDAPLEVGPPLPNRPIAWRDTARGLARLLSNPERTESVFELMRAIGGRGSEPTFQAFRSIGGSGRLLHHAPDLIAALADRDSLARLPEGSLGRGYLAFAERNHVSADGLIQARDNTGLRELQPSLDPARAWFFDRLNPIHDLWHVLTGYETDPVGEVGLLAFTIGQGCSDRTFKLLFAVAILRGSWKDRFAFHRFLWRAWRSGRRAQPLLALPYEELLRRPLEPRRDRLGIKRLALVHPHGVPAPVVSPQAATGAA; encoded by the coding sequence ATGTCGTCCGTCCAGCCGACCCTTTCTCTGACGCCCGCCGCCGCAGCGCCTCCGGTGGCGTCCGACGCCCCCCTCGAGGTCGGGCCGCCCCTGCCGAACCGCCCCATCGCCTGGCGTGATACGGCCCGGGGCCTCGCGCGGCTGCTCTCGAACCCAGAGCGGACCGAGAGCGTCTTCGAGCTGATGCGGGCGATCGGCGGTCGCGGCAGCGAGCCGACCTTCCAGGCCTTCCGTTCGATCGGGGGCAGCGGCAGACTGCTCCATCACGCGCCGGACCTGATCGCCGCGCTGGCCGATCGCGACAGCCTCGCGCGCTTGCCCGAGGGCAGCCTCGGCCGCGGCTATCTCGCGTTCGCGGAACGCAACCACGTGTCGGCCGACGGGTTGATCCAGGCCCGCGACAACACGGGACTGCGGGAGCTCCAGCCTTCCCTCGACCCTGCGCGCGCCTGGTTCTTCGACCGCCTGAACCCGATCCACGATCTCTGGCACGTGCTCACCGGCTACGAGACCGACCCCGTCGGCGAAGTCGGACTGCTCGCTTTCACGATCGGACAGGGCTGCTCGGACCGGACCTTCAAGCTGCTGTTTGCCGTCGCGATTCTGCGGGGTTCCTGGAAGGACCGCTTTGCCTTCCACCGCTTCCTGTGGCGCGCTTGGCGCAGCGGCCGCCGGGCCCAGCCCCTGCTCGCCCTGCCGTACGAGGAGCTCCTCCGTCGACCGCTCGAGCCGCGGCGCGATCGGCTCGGCATCAAACGACTCGCGCTCGTGCACCCGCACGGCGTGCCCGCGCCGGTGGTCTCCCCCCAGGCCGCCACGGGTGCCGCATGA
- a CDS encoding MFS transporter, protein MSAPTQETPLQTPLGVQTLVLYAMPSAGLQALLWLVIFYALKYGSDVLGVAPAIVGGVFALGRVWDAVSDPIVGHWSDRARTRWGRRRPWLLAGAVPLAVGFWAFWLPIFPVGSLGATLWMAAALLLYHTAYTAVSIPHAAWGTEIAPTAQARTRLYAARGVGELAGIFVAIGALHQIENAPTSAPGIAAALGALAATCAGIAALRLREPAQPEGDGGSSPWQAMRDVLANPIARTVLAAVFLADVGTAAMGAVLPFLTEYVMDRPGTSAQFLAAFVLPTCASIPLWVALAGRIGAWRTWQFSCALSACAFGGYLFVDDQTPLAWLLAIGGCVGLGQAAARILPPAVLGDAIERDRARTGENKEGAYFAAFHLVQKIGAAVAVGIAGLVLQWSGIGAGVAPGPRGELGIRFLMCVLPTLAMALSVGLLAWRRPRGQRTERAGAAAPSESWAGSEC, encoded by the coding sequence ATGAGCGCTCCCACCCAGGAGACCCCCCTGCAGACACCGTTGGGTGTCCAGACTCTGGTGCTGTACGCGATGCCTTCGGCCGGGCTCCAGGCCTTGCTCTGGCTCGTGATCTTCTACGCGCTGAAGTACGGCAGCGACGTCCTCGGCGTCGCCCCGGCGATCGTGGGCGGGGTCTTCGCACTCGGTCGGGTCTGGGACGCCGTGTCGGATCCGATCGTCGGCCACTGGAGCGACCGCGCGCGCACCCGTTGGGGCCGACGCCGCCCCTGGCTCCTCGCAGGTGCCGTGCCGCTCGCGGTGGGGTTCTGGGCCTTCTGGCTGCCGATCTTTCCCGTCGGCAGCCTCGGCGCCACGCTGTGGATGGCTGCCGCCCTGCTCCTCTACCACACGGCGTACACGGCCGTGAGTATCCCGCACGCGGCCTGGGGCACCGAGATCGCGCCGACGGCACAGGCGCGTACCCGACTCTACGCAGCGCGCGGTGTCGGTGAGCTCGCGGGGATCTTCGTCGCGATCGGAGCGCTGCATCAGATCGAGAATGCGCCCACCTCGGCGCCGGGCATTGCCGCGGCGCTCGGCGCGCTGGCCGCGACGTGTGCGGGCATCGCGGCCCTTCGTCTCCGCGAACCCGCACAGCCAGAGGGTGATGGCGGGAGCAGCCCGTGGCAGGCCATGCGCGACGTGCTCGCGAACCCGATCGCGCGTACGGTCCTCGCCGCGGTGTTCCTGGCGGACGTCGGAACTGCGGCGATGGGTGCAGTCCTTCCCTTCTTGACCGAGTACGTGATGGACCGCCCGGGCACTTCGGCCCAGTTCCTCGCCGCCTTCGTGCTCCCGACCTGCGCTTCGATCCCGCTGTGGGTCGCTCTCGCCGGACGCATCGGGGCGTGGCGCACCTGGCAGTTCTCGTGCGCGCTCTCGGCATGCGCGTTCGGCGGCTACCTGTTCGTCGACGACCAGACCCCGTTGGCATGGCTCTTGGCAATCGGGGGCTGTGTCGGTCTCGGCCAGGCCGCGGCGCGCATCCTGCCCCCCGCCGTCCTCGGCGATGCCATCGAACGCGACCGGGCGCGTACGGGAGAGAACAAGGAAGGCGCCTATTTCGCTGCGTTCCATCTCGTTCAGAAGATCGGTGCGGCGGTGGCGGTGGGGATCGCCGGCCTCGTGCTGCAGTGGAGTGGCATCGGTGCGGGCGTCGCGCCGGGCCCGCGCGGCGAACTCGGCATCCGCTTCTTGATGTGCGTGCTCCCGACCCTCGCGATGGCGCTCTCCGTCGGGCTGTTGGCGTGGCGCCGACCGCGCGGGCAGCGGACGGAGCGGGCCGGCGCGGCCGCGCCCTCGGAGTCCTGGGCGGGGAGCGAGTGCTGA
- a CDS encoding peptidoglycan-binding domain-containing protein has protein sequence MKTAWIISSMAALGMTAGAVQAQNAVDLPPNAKAGQCYARVHVPASYETDQQKVVRREASTRIETVAPVYEWVEQKVLVKEATEKLEIVPAAYEWKQEEVTVKPASFKLVPVPAKYEMVEEKIEVRPARTEWKKGRGPVEKVNHSTGEIMCLVEVPAEYKTVKKRVLKSAATTQRVEIPAVKKNVRKRVVKTPSSTKKVTIPAEYRTVRVQKLVQPAQEKKIEIPAEYETVTKRRLVSDSKTEWREVLCETNIRPDTIQALQRALKNAGHDPGPIDGVVGRETLEAVNTYQKAKGLPTGGLTIAVLNSLGVKIR, from the coding sequence ATGAAGACCGCATGGATCATCAGCTCGATGGCCGCCCTCGGCATGACCGCCGGGGCTGTCCAAGCGCAGAACGCGGTGGATCTGCCGCCCAACGCCAAGGCCGGCCAGTGCTACGCCCGGGTCCACGTGCCGGCGTCCTACGAGACCGACCAGCAGAAGGTGGTTCGCCGTGAGGCTTCCACCCGCATCGAGACCGTGGCCCCGGTCTACGAGTGGGTGGAGCAGAAGGTGCTCGTGAAGGAAGCCACCGAGAAGCTCGAGATCGTGCCGGCTGCCTACGAGTGGAAGCAGGAAGAGGTGACCGTGAAGCCCGCCTCCTTCAAGCTCGTTCCGGTGCCCGCGAAGTACGAGATGGTCGAGGAAAAGATCGAAGTGCGGCCCGCGCGCACCGAGTGGAAGAAGGGCCGCGGCCCGGTGGAGAAGGTCAACCACTCGACGGGCGAGATCATGTGCCTGGTCGAAGTGCCGGCCGAGTACAAGACGGTGAAGAAGCGGGTGCTGAAGAGCGCTGCGACCACCCAGCGCGTCGAGATCCCGGCCGTGAAGAAGAACGTGCGCAAGCGGGTCGTGAAGACGCCGTCCAGCACGAAGAAGGTCACGATCCCGGCGGAGTACCGCACCGTCCGCGTGCAGAAGCTCGTGCAGCCGGCCCAGGAGAAGAAGATCGAGATCCCGGCCGAATACGAGACCGTCACGAAGCGCCGCCTCGTCAGCGACTCGAAGACCGAGTGGCGTGAGGTGCTCTGCGAGACGAACATCCGGCCCGACACGATCCAGGCCCTGCAGCGCGCGCTGAAGAACGCCGGTCACGACCCGGGCCCGATCGACGGTGTCGTGGGCCGCGAGACCCTCGAGGCCGTGAACACCTACCAGAAGGCGAAGGGCCTGCCGACCGGCGGCTTGACGATCGCCGTCCTGAACTCGCTCGGCGTCAAGATTCGCTGA